GACCCGGTGCAGATCTACTACTGGAGCGCGGTGCGCGGGCCGATGGTGATGCAGGCTGCCGGACGGGGCACCACTCACCGGAGTGGAGCGACCTTCCCCGCTCGCAGCCTCTACGAGAAGGGCCGGTGGACCGTGGTCTTCGAGCTGCCCGACCTCGCCGGGGGCACGCCCTTGGCGTTCGCCGTGTGGAATGGGAGCCAGCAGGACCGCGACGGGCGAAAGTACTTCTCCGTATGGCAGGTCCTGAAGTGAGTGCATCCATGGCAGTAGCCGGCGAGACGCGCACTTCCCCGAGATTCGATTGGGAAGACCTCGACCTGTACAGATTTTTCGCGTTCGCCTTCGGAGCACCCTCACCAGAGCGCTTCGACATTCTCGCGCAACCGGCCTTGAGGGCTGCGCTTCCGGAGCTCTGGCGGCGTCTGGGCTGCGCGGGAGGTCCCCCGGAGTTTGACTGGTTCACGGACTATGCGGAGTACGAAGCCACCTACATCGCCCTGTTCGATGTTGGTGTCCCCGAGCCTCCGGTCCCACTTTTCGAGTCTGCGCACGACAAGACGAAGCCGGCGCAGGAGATCGCGCTCGAGAACACGTGGTTCTACGACACCCTCGGGCTGAAGTGGGATTCAAACCAGGCTGTCCCCGACTATCTCATCACCCAGCTCGAGTTTCTGGCGGCGGTGCGCTACACCCGGGAAAATGCGCCGGACACCGGCGCTCTGGCGCAGCTCGAGACGGATTTCCTCCGCCGGCACATGCTCAACTGGGTCCCCGCGGCGAGCGCCAAGCTGTCTCGGGTTGCCGATTGTCCCTTCGTTCCTCTCCTGATCATGCTTGCGGTCGTCCTACAGGGCGATTCGAAGCAACGCGCAAGCGGTTGAGGCCACCTGCGGCAAATCAGTGAAATCGCTGGAAGGCTGCGGAAACACAGGGCTTGCAACGGGGATGAG
This region of Terriglobales bacterium genomic DNA includes:
- a CDS encoding molecular chaperone TorD family protein, producing the protein MAVAGETRTSPRFDWEDLDLYRFFAFAFGAPSPERFDILAQPALRAALPELWRRLGCAGGPPEFDWFTDYAEYEATYIALFDVGVPEPPVPLFESAHDKTKPAQEIALENTWFYDTLGLKWDSNQAVPDYLITQLEFLAAVRYTRENAPDTGALAQLETDFLRRHMLNWVPAASAKLSRVADCPFVPLLIMLAVVLQGDSKQRASG